The nucleotide window tgatttattttcagttattttgatttgatgagttaaggatatttttgaatctTTGGGGAGTTTTTAGTTTATGTTATTgggaatttctttgttgtttctatgaaggaacatagatatttgggttgagtaaatgaattaatattttatggagttttttggattttatagttgcGATATTGAAATTGATATTAAGTAATAAGAGCTAACTTTCTGGACCTTGATCAACAAtagaactaaaattaaaagactaAAAATAGGACTGAGACTTCAAACAATactcaaaataaacaagaatctAATTAAAAATGCTTATAGCTAATAAAGATATTCCGAATACATGGATTTGAAATAAAACTTAGTTGAACgatgatgaaaattttgtgagaaGTAAAGATGGCAGAAAAACTTTGAGTTCTTTCTTCTATCATGTctatacaaataattatttgtatctcgcgtgtatatatatatatatatatatgcgtgtgtatgtaattaatatatatctgatcttatctgcaagtttatactattttcatgtttcattGCTTAAGGAATGATTGGTTAAATGAAGAAAGAAGACAAACAGATCATAGAGATACAAATTCTTACCGACGTTCCCTGAGGATCCAATACAATAAGCTGCGGCATGCAActggagaaaagaaataaaggtaagtggtcaattaatttatatacaacGTGATTTAAATAATCTGATGAGtccacactacaagaaaaatgggcttttgtggccatttaattgcggtgaaaatgttatttgtgaccaaaacagtctcattttagctgtaaataatcatttcgctggaattaaatagccacaaataagcagttttcttgtagtgccaaTTAGTCGAATGAAACtgtataaacaaataaatacaataactaATTGTATACTACCAACAGTTAATTTTCAAGTTTTCATTGAAGAGGGGAAACAATCCAGTGTAAGGGGATTTTACCGATGAGCCATAACAATCCAGTATAATAAGCTGCAGCacatggagaaaagaaataaaggtaagggatcagttaatttatatataaagtgatttAAACAAAACTGTATAAACAAATCTATCCATAAACTGGGCTCTAGTGATCTGTTCGTTGGGGCTTGGCAAAATCTTGGCTTAGAAGAAGTCtactcataaaattatataattgactGACGCATGCATCATGctataaaatcacttttgtaAAACTAgtattaatatacatttaacattttacGGAGATTTTATTGAATGAAGAAGACTCGGTGCATGGCTGCTATTATTGATTCAAATAGTAAACACTGGAATGTGgatttatttgaagaaaaatttccCTTTGATGAAGCTGCTAAGAATACCTACCTATCAGTCTTTCAACAATTTTTGGTAGTGAGTTTATATTAAAAAGCATTATCTTGAAAGGTGACTCTCTCTAGGTTATTAATAGCATCAAGCAATATGATTCTCATTGTGAAAAATATGCTTTTACAATTTGATCAATGATTTAGAAGAGAAGCCAATGTTGAGATGGATCGGATTGTCTATCTTGTGTTCTTTCCCTCCTTTGATGGAGTTGTAACGTCCTAATGGAAaatccaaaccacatggcctatacttcaaaaggactagtcaatgatacaattagagccctattggaaccttataaagagcaagaacttctcattcccaagcaatgtgggatcccatacactacctacccttatccatatcatatggggtatcacaatctacctccttaaattcccgacgtcctcgtcaagcctgtccattgtaggtggcacggctcaagtcccacatttctggttgggataggctctgataccatttgtaacgtcccaatggaaaacccaaaccacatggcctatattccaaaaggactagtcaatgatacaattagagccccattggaaccttataaagagcaagaacttctccttcccaagtaatgtgggatcctatacaccacctacccttatccatatcatatggggtatcacaggagttttattaataaaacatcttatggGGATTGAAAACTCACCTGTAGTTTTGACCTGTTGTAGTAAGAAAATAACGAAAGTGTTTTCTGCATGTTTTGACAAAAACATCGATCAACGTATAATAAATATCTCATTAGAATTCTAATCTCgaatttattaattactcacCCCATCGATAGCAATAAACTTGATTATCGTACTCATGGAAGTAGCAACTATCGTATTCGCAGCTTCCACAATAAATCCGGTACCATGAAAGCACAAAACCATATGAGTATACATTGCGGATGTCTGTACATGAAATATTAGGATCAGCATAAATTTGTCCTGGCCACGATGCCAGAAACATTTGCTCTATCGTGCACGACTCCTCCACATCCATCACATTCGCTCGACCAACCATAAGATATATGTACCGTTTGgaatattgagaaaaaaaggagTTGGAAGAAGACCCATAtccattattaatattagaacAATTCCTAGAAGTCGTGTTCCAATAGAAAGGGGAAGCCCAACTCACTGGCTTATCACAGTTCACAATAACCACAACTTCTGTAAAAAGTGAAATATCCCAGTCCGGCCAACTCCAACTGAAATTATAGTAGTTTAGAAAACTACGAGGGATGAAGGAGTAGTTATCCTCCTGAATACTTGCGTCTACAATTCGGATTGTGTAgttgttgtaattgatttggCTTACATAGTATTTACTACCATCATGTAAAGATAACAACGCGTGGTTGTTCTCATCACATGAGAGCTCATACCTTTGGTCTCCGCAGTTTGGTGGATCGCCTTTTAGTCGAAACGGATAGCTGATGTTGGGGATATTGCCACAGGAAGAAGGAGGACAGTAGTGATCAGTATTATTAAGACTAGAAGCTGGAGGAACAAGGATTAGGACAAGAACAGTACTTATAAGGACCCTGAGTTCAATAGGGAAAGTCATTCCTCTTCAGCCCAACAGCAGAGAGAGCCAGAAATCAAGGAGATCAGAGAAAGAGATCAGAGGATTAGGGGAGATTTGGGCGTGGTTTCCACTGCTGTCTGTAGACAAACTTTTATTGGTAGTGGCCGTTTGTCAGCAAACTTGTTTGCTACGaaattatacttataatatttattcagaAATTGAATGCGAAATTGGTctatacttataatatttttattttgaatgatgTTGAATGCGTGGAACCGGACATTTTGAAATCTCACAGATGCACCACGAACTGCCAGTATTATATGTAGCCTTTGGAATATTGGGATATGTGAAGTCAACTTTCaacatcatatataaactaacGTTACGTTCTTTAGTACGCCAACCCTTATGATTGGACCACGTTTTTGTATATGTTaatgaactaaaattattaaatgatctTATTTCATAATAATTCTTATCACAtggtgttattttttaaaagagtagtgctacgtctacttataatttatttatatttttacttacaacacttattttgttagatttttttttttaaattcaaattttaaattttaaattttatgaattttaacgTAACAATAACTGATATGTGAAGGagtaagtttttttataatttttttttaagtacatttaacatttttcttctttaaaataatCGGATATGAACCTAATCCTCAGCATGTCATAGCACACGGCAATGACAAAGTTATTTACCTAAAATTTGCCCAAAAGAAACTTCAGgagtaaaaatatacttttatttttatttaagagacTATGCAATTGAGGCAAAATAGACAgtaaaaaaaatacgaaaaaaaCAAGAGGAACTTATCATTGAAATCAAAATCTTGGTAATTTTGCTtgccaaacaaaatatattttagaaactCATAGACAAAAGTGTAGCCCATCAAATACAAACCTCAAGGACAGAGGTAATTTTATCCATATATCAAAGACATTCGAACCTCAAGAATAAAAGGGCAATTTTTTGCTGATCAAACGCAAACCTCAAGGACAAAAAGGTCGCTTTATCATCAAACCCAAAGTACTAATAAATCTCAAGAACAAAAACGTAATTTTCCTCTCAAGGACAAAAAGGTAATTTTCCATCAATCACAAACTATAAACAAACCCAAGGATAAAAAGATAGTTTTTCCCATCAAACAAAATACACTATTCATACGGAGATAACcacttttatatatgaaaaattatatttgtaatcatatataattacaaatatggGTTTTGAATGAAAAAAGTTAATCTTTTAATGCTgaatcccactctttttcaaaaagagtgacAATGCTTGCATAACCTATGaatgtatctaacattactcttgtaGATATAGTTTCGTTAGGTAAGTATGTTGTTGTGCTCCTGTGCTTCTTTTTTATGGGATGCTTGTGcttggaaaatgagatgagataaaaattttaagaataataatgaaatgggttgagttaagattttattggatttttgaaaaatgagagagaaaaagttaaataaaaaatattataaagttaaagaaTACTGCTACATATACTTCGAGTTTTAGttacatttttacttacaaagcacattttattagttttcctttgaaattcttattttgaattttaaatttcatgattttgagCCTATAAATAACTAACATGTGGAGAAAAAAGTTTTTTGCTGAAAAGCTCGGCTGGTATAGTAAATTGGCTTCTATCAAGTGTGGGCTAGTGAGGTATTGCTTGAGGGTCTCTAATGGTTGGTCACACACATCATTCCAAGTCTGCGCCTTCTGCGTGACCTTGAAAAATGGTAGGCATTTTTCCGTCGACCTAGACACGAGCTGATTAAGGGTTGCCACCCAACCTTCAAGTCTTTCTACGTTGTTAATGTTCTGTGGTGGGGCAATGTTGAGTATGGATTCCACCTTCTCTAGGATGGCCTCCATCCCTTGCTTAGAAGTCATGAAACCTAGGAACTTTCCATATTAACTATCGAACACATACTTTGCAAGGTTGAGCTTCATCTGGTAGAGTCGAAGCACCGCAAAGGCCTCACGCAGGTCAATCAAGTGTTGTTTAGGGGTCTTACTCTTAAGGAGCAAGTCGTCTACATAGACTTCCATGTTTCGCCTTATTTGTTCATTGAACATGCAGTTGATCAGTCTTTGATAAGTAGCTCCAGCATTTTTTAGGCCAAAAGGCGTGGCGGAGTAGTAGTACAGCCCCCTTGCAGTGATGAATGACATTTTTTCCTCTTCGTCGGGGTTTATGAGGATCTGGTTATATCTTGAATAAGCATCTATGAAGCTCAGCATGCGGTGGCCCATGGTGGTGTCCACTATCAAGTCGATTTGGGGAAGAGGGAAACAGTCTTTTCGGCAAGTGTTGTTCAGATTGGTGAAGTTGACATACATTCTCCATTTGTCGTTAGCCTTCTTCACCAGCATGACCTTGGATAACCAATCCGGGTAGTGTGCTTCCCAGATGAACCATGCGGCTAATAGGCAGTTGACCTCCTTGGTGATGGTGGCACATTTCTCGGCACTGAAACTTCGACACTTCTGCCTGACCTTCCTGGCCTTAGGGTCTACGCATAGATGGTGTTGGATTATGCCAGGATCGATCCCATTCTGCTGCTAATCCTGACTTTGGCCTCTGGGCGGTTTGGGTCTGGGGGAGCCAACTCAAGTGGCTTGTTTGGCTCCACTTGTCGAAGGCTTGCTCATCCCTGACCTCCTAACAACATTCCAAAGTTATAGACATCGACTTTGTATTAAATACCTCTAATATTTTGTAGAACAACTGAGGAGCCATGTATCCTAACGTTCCTCTCATAGCAGTCAAAGAAACTGGACAACCTTCTACcagatataattttttcaacccAAAATCTGAAACCTTAGTGTAAAAATCTCATCAAGAAGAGTGTTATGAGGCTTATATCAAAATGCAAAATCTGCATGTTGAATGCTTGATGTAAATATTCAATCTCATATACGAACCATTCcttgagaaatattatatattttcctgTAGTTAAGGAGGATATAT belongs to Juglans regia cultivar Chandler chromosome 8, Walnut 2.0, whole genome shotgun sequence and includes:
- the LOC108982245 gene encoding uncharacterized protein LOC108982245, translated to MTFPIELRVLISTVLVLILVPPASSLNNTDHYCPPSSCGNIPNISYPFRLKGDPPNCGDQRYELSCDENNHALLSLHDGSKYYVSQINYNNYTIRIVDASIQEDNYSFIPRSFLNYYNFSWSWPDWDISLFTEVVVIVNCDKPVSWASPFYWNTTSRNCSNINNGYGSSSNSFFSQYSKRYIYLMVGRANVMDVEESCTIEQMFLASWPGQIYADPNISCTDIRNVYSYGFVLSWYRIYCGSCEYDSCYFHEYDNQVYCYRWENTFVIFLLQQVKTTAYYTGLLWLIGKIPLHWIVSPLQ